The Pantanalinema sp. sequence GATGGCGGCGATGGTCGCCGGCGGCGTGGACACGGGCTGGACCTTTTACACCCCCTACAGCAGCATGTTCAGCAACTCCCACGTGATCGCCACGGTCGTCGGCGTCTTCATCGTGGGCTTCTCCTCGATCATCACGGGCCTCAACTTCATCGTCACCACTCACACGATGCGCGCGCCGGGCCTCACCTGGTTTCGCTTGCCCCTCTTCGTCTGGGCGCTGTACGCCACGAGCGTCATCCTGGTGCTCGCGACCCCGGTCCTCGCCATCACCCTCGTTTTGCTCGCCGTCGAGCGCCTCTTCGGGATAGGCATCTTCGACCCCGCCCTGGGCGGGGATCCGCTCCTCTTCCAGCACCTCTTCTGGTTCTACTCGCACCCGGCGGTCTACATCATGGTCCTTCCCGGCATGGGGGTGGTGAACGAGGTCATCACCTGCTTCTCCCGCAAGCGGATCTTCGGCTACGCCTACATCGCCTACTCCACGCTCGCGATCGCCTTCTTCGGCTTTCTGGTGTGGGGCCACCACATGTTCGTGAGCGGCCAGTCGGTCTACGCCGGCTTGACCTTCTCGCTCCTGAGCTACCTGGTCGCCGTTCCCTCGGCCATCAAGGTCTTCAACTGGACGGCGACCCTGCGGCGAGGCCAGATCACCTTCGAGACGCCCATGCTCTACATCCTGGGCTTCATCGGGCTCTTCCTGATCGGCGGGCTGACGGGCCTCTTTCTGGCGGCGCTCGCGGTGGACGTCCACGTCCACGACACCTACTTCGTCATCGCGCACTTCCACTACATCATGGTGGGGGGAATGGTGGCGGCCTACCTAGGGGGGATCCACTTCTGGTGGCCCAAGCTGACAGGGCGCATGTACTCGGAGCCCCTCGGGAGGTTCGCGGCGGTGACCCTCTTCGTGGGCTTCAACCTCACCTTCTTCCCCCAGTTCATCCTGGGCTACCTGGGCATGCCGCGCCGCTACCACGTCTATCCGCCGGAGTTCCAGGTGCTCAACGTTCTCTCGTCTGCGGGGGCGACGATCCTCGCGGTGGGCTATCTTTTCCCGCTGTTCTACCTGCTCTGGTCGCTCAAGTACGGCCCGATCGCGGGCCCGAACCCCTGGCGGGCCAAGGGCCTCGAGTGGCGGACCTCCTCCCCACCGCCGAGCGACAACTTCGTCGAGACTCCGGTGGTCACCGAGGAGGCCTATGCCTATTCGCTCGAGGAGGCTGACCGTGGCTGATGTCGCGCCGCAGTTCGACGACCTGGAGCAGCAGCAGGGCGCCGATGCGCTCGGCATGTGGATCTTCCTCTGCACCGAGGTGATGCTCTTCGGGGTGCTGTTCCTGGGCTACACCGTCTATCGCCTGCGCTTCCCCGAGGCCTTCTCGGTGGCGAGCGAGCGCACCGATCTGGTCCTCGGGACCCTCAACACGGCGGTGCTGCTGACGAGCAGCTTCTGCATGGCCCTGGCCCTGCACGCGGCCAAGGCGGGGCATCGTCGAGCCACGGCGCTCTGGCTGCTGCTGACGGCCCTTCTCGGCGCCGGCTTCCTCGGGATCAAGGCGCTCGAGTACCGCCAGGATTTCCTCGCGCACCTGGTGCCCGGCCCCGGCTTCGCCATTTCGGGGGAGGCCTCGGTCGGGGCGCAAATGTTCTACGTGCTCTACTACCTCATGACCGGGCTGCACGCCCTGCACCTGACGATCGGCGCCGGGCTGGTGACGGTGCTCGCCGTCATGGCTGGGCGCGGGCGCTTCAGCGCCGAGCGGCACGTCCCGATCGCGCTCGGGGGGCTCTACTGGCACTTCGTCGACGTGGTCTGGATCTTCCTGTATCCCTTGCTCTACCTGCAGGGGAGGTCGTGATGGCAGGACCTACCGCTTCGCGCCGGAGCCTCCTTCGGGTCTACCTGGGGCTCATGGGCCTCTTGCTATTGACCTTCGGCCTCTCGCGTTTGCCGCTCGGGCCCCTCCACCCGGTGGTGTCTCTCGGGATCGCGTTTGGAAAGGCCTATCTGGTCGTCGCCTACTTCATGGAGCTGCGCGACAGTCGGAGCCTCCCGCGCCTGGTCTGGGGCGTAGGCCTTTACTGGCTCTTCTTGCTGTTCTGCCTCACGCTGGGAGACTACCTGACCCGTGGCTGGCTGCCCTCGGCTGGGGAGTAGAGGCGCTAGCTTGCAGTGCAGGCAGGATTCGGCTCCCCGGTGTGGTGACGAGTTGGCGTTACCCCTGTGCCAGCGCTCGCTCCCGGGTCGAGAGTCGCTGCCCTGAGGCTGCAGGCAACCGCAAAATCTGGACCTCAGCCACTGGTTCCCCGGCTTGGAAAAACCCGATGGAGTCTTGGAGGAGCTTCGCTTGATACATCAGGGCTTCGGTCACCCGAGAGACTTGATCGGTCGCCAGAGTTGCCTGCTGGGAGCTCGTATGCAGTGATTCGGTCGCCCGAAGGATCTGCTCCGTGCCGACACGCTGTTCGGTGGTTGCTGCAGTGACGGACTGGGAGATCTCCTCCATCTTGGCGATCGCCTGGGTCACTTGCTCATTGATGAGCCCCATGTTCTCGGCCGCCTGCACGATCGCTTGGCTGGCCAGCGCCTGCTCCTTGGT is a genomic window containing:
- the ctaD gene encoding cytochrome c oxidase subunit I, encoding MNAEPTLPERHYLGAGSTVRSWLLTTDHKRIAWLYMVTLTLFFLVGGAAATLIRFELATPEGRMLDAETYNRMFSMHGVVMVWFFLIPSIPAVLGNFLLPLMIGAKDLAFPRLNLFSWYLYVGGGLFTMAAMVAGGVDTGWTFYTPYSSMFSNSHVIATVVGVFIVGFSSIITGLNFIVTTHTMRAPGLTWFRLPLFVWALYATSVILVLATPVLAITLVLLAVERLFGIGIFDPALGGDPLLFQHLFWFYSHPAVYIMVLPGMGVVNEVITCFSRKRIFGYAYIAYSTLAIAFFGFLVWGHHMFVSGQSVYAGLTFSLLSYLVAVPSAIKVFNWTATLRRGQITFETPMLYILGFIGLFLIGGLTGLFLAALAVDVHVHDTYFVIAHFHYIMVGGMVAAYLGGIHFWWPKLTGRMYSEPLGRFAAVTLFVGFNLTFFPQFILGYLGMPRRYHVYPPEFQVLNVLSSAGATILAVGYLFPLFYLLWSLKYGPIAGPNPWRAKGLEWRTSSPPPSDNFVETPVVTEEAYAYSLEEADRG
- a CDS encoding cytochrome c oxidase subunit 3 family protein, which gives rise to MADVAPQFDDLEQQQGADALGMWIFLCTEVMLFGVLFLGYTVYRLRFPEAFSVASERTDLVLGTLNTAVLLTSSFCMALALHAAKAGHRRATALWLLLTALLGAGFLGIKALEYRQDFLAHLVPGPGFAISGEASVGAQMFYVLYYLMTGLHALHLTIGAGLVTVLAVMAGRGRFSAERHVPIALGGLYWHFVDVVWIFLYPLLYLQGRS
- a CDS encoding cytochrome C oxidase subunit IV family protein; translated protein: MAGPTASRRSLLRVYLGLMGLLLLTFGLSRLPLGPLHPVVSLGIAFGKAYLVVAYFMELRDSRSLPRLVWGVGLYWLFLLFCLTLGDYLTRGWLPSAGE